The genomic DNA CATCTGCTTCACACTCATCTCTTGCTACACGAAGGCGTTCCTGGGCATCCATATCATCGGGTTTTATCCGCATGACCTCTTCAAATGCTCTGACAGACTCACAATATCGTTTAGTTGCAAAGAGCAGAACACCACGATTATACCATGCCTGGGTGAGATTCCGATCTGAATCCAAGGCTTTGTTGTAGACCTTGAACGCCTCGTCATATTCACCACGCTGCATATGGACATTGCCGAGGTTATTCCATGCCAGGGCAAATGACTGATTCAATGCAAGAGCCTTGTGAAAATATTCGATGGCTTTTTCATACTGGTTCAGTTCATAATATGCAGTCGCAGCATAGTACCAGGCGATGGAATTTTGGGTATCCAGTGCTGTTGCTTCGAGGCACATCTCAATGGCTTTGTCATACTCCCCCAGCAGAAATAACGTCCGGCCGATATTTCCGAGGATGACAGAATCACCCCCTCCACTATCCCGTGCCGCCTCGTACCGGGCAAGTGCCCCCGTATGATTACCCTGATCAGACAGGACATTTCCCAGGTTGTTGAGAAGAGCGGAATTATTCGGATCACAGACCAGGCCCTGCTCATAGGCTTCTTTTGCTTCAGATAATCTGCCCTCCTGATGGAGCAGCATACCGGCAAGAAACCAGTACTCATAAGAATCGTCCATTCCGATATCAGCAACACC from Methanospirillum hungatei JF-1 includes the following:
- a CDS encoding tetratricopeptide repeat protein; this translates as MSRLVFSGEKRKGLLFILPDTQRLFQSILIVILFNQVGVADIGMDDSYEYWFLAGMLLHQEGRLSEAKEAYEQGLVCDPNNSALLNNLGNVLSDQGNHTGALARYEAARDSGGGDSVILGNIGRTLFLLGEYDKAIEMCLEATALDTQNSIAWYYAATAYYELNQYEKAIEYFHKALALNQSFALAWNNLGNVHMQRGEYDEAFKVYNKALDSDRNLTQAWYNRGVLLFATKRYCESVRAFEEVMRIKPDDMDAQERLRVARDECEADATLLTGSLE